Proteins from one Triticum aestivum cultivar Chinese Spring chromosome 7A, IWGSC CS RefSeq v2.1, whole genome shotgun sequence genomic window:
- the LOC123147662 gene encoding putative pentatricopeptide repeat-containing protein At5g52630 isoform X1 — translation MFCPLVWLCSAGSLPSPMPPIILPPTPCAANSTSLPAGDAIPHRNRKPTTRRQRCRISVTTASSSSALSAAPALIANAPTPRAFSALFKAASSSSPSHSLGAQLHAQAVVRGFLGDGDNTILSTAILNFYASCREPDLARQVFDRMARRNAVTWNALIKGYAQAGRRDEALALFRCMRRHDRVAPDKYTFPALLSGIGRNRGGVCVQELGGAVHAQVVKSGLDKDPFVGASLVSMYAATGALEDVKAVFDDVDTLDPVVWSSMISAYVNCKEEEAALLTFYKMLCQDIKPRQFVYSSLFAICGSMSMLEMGRQVHAHSLKNITDKDAAMTNALLTMYSDCGCIDDAWRVFNSNDVVDVISYNSMILALGQHARPKEAVELFKRMKFSGLIPDEVTLLNLLSAFNHAGLIHEGLHLFDSMLDMEGIKPTYQHYACVIDMLARSGEIEESMKTIKEMPFEAETSLWRIVLGACSKHGDIETGIKIAEMLFEMEPYEPTNYILLGNICARLGRWTEAEKVRSLMEKRGIDGDDAFSWIEMGQTTHRFGVDDRSHPISEEIYRNLDRLIGSIKAAGYVPDTSFATHSTEKDRREESLRYHCEKLAFAFGDLASPSGDTLRIMKNLRVCGDCHSAYKYFSLVTGRKIVLRDNHSAIFVVAQKCLKLQALHPQRFLYTKFQVFSSLMSSTLEQSILQPYTQCKQSLERRMRGK, via the exons ATGTTTTGTCCACTCGTTTGGCTCTGCTCAGCCGGTAGCCTTCCTTCACCAATGCCGCCAATTATTCTTCCTCCAACCCCGTGCGCTGCCAATTCGACCTCCCTCCCCGCCGGCGACGCCATTCCTCACCGGAACCGAAAGCCGACAACGCGCCGCCAACGCTGCCGCATCAGTGTCACCACCGCGTCCTCTTCATCGGCCTTGTCCGCCGCCCCGGCCCTCATCGCCAACGCCCCCACGCCCCGCGCATTCTCCGCGCTTTTCAAGGCCGCCTcatcctcctccccctcccacTCCCTGGGTGCGCAGCTCCACGCGCAGGCCGTGGTGCGTGGCTTCTTGGGCGACGGGGATAACACCATCCTCTCCACCGCCATCCTCAACTTCTACGCCTCATGCCGGGAGCCCGACCTTGCGCGCCAGGTGTTCGACAGGATGGCACGCAGGAACGCCGTCACCTGGAACGCGCTCATCAAAGGGTACGCGCAGGCGGGCCGCCGGGACGAGGCGCTGGCGCTGTTCCGCTGCATGAGGAGGCATGACCGTGTCGCCCCCGACAAGTACACGTTCCCGGCGCTGCTGTCCGGCATTGGCAGGAACCGTGGTGGCGTCTGCGTGCAAGAACTCGGGGGAGCCGTGCACGCGCAGGTAGTCAAATCCGGGCTGGACAAGGATCCCTTTGTGGGTGCTTCCCTCGTTTCTATGTACGCGGCTACAGGAGCACTGGAAGATGTGAAGGCCGTCTTTGATGATGTGGATACTTTGGACCCGGTTGTCTGGTCTTCTATGATCTCCGCGTATGTCAACTGCAAGGAGGAAGAAGCTGCTCTCCTTACATTCTACAAGATGTTGTGCCAAGATATTAAGCCGAGGCAGTTTGTCTACTCCAGCCTGTTTGCCATCTGTGGGAGCATGTCGATGCTGGAGATGGGCAGGCAAGTTCATGCCCACAGCCTGAAGAACATAACTGACAAGGATGCCGCCATGACAAATGCACTTTTAACCATGTACTCTGATTGTGGATGCATTGATGATGCATGGAGAGTCTTCAATTCGAACGACGTTGTGGATGTAATATCCTACAATTCAATGATTTTGGCTCTTGGGCAGCATGCACGCCCGAAAGAAGCAGTTGAACTTTTCAAGCGGATGAAGTTTTCTGGCTTGATACCTGATGAGGTCACCTTACTGAATCTTCTTTCCGCTTTCAACCATGCTGGTCTTATTCATGAAGGTTTGCATTTATTCGATTCCATGTTGGATATGGAGGGCATAAAACCGACGTATCAACATTATGCCTGTGTTATCGACATGCTGGCTCGATCAGGAGAAATCGAGGAATCCATGAAAACAATTAAGGAAATGCCCTTTGAAGCTGAAACATCCTTATGGAGGATTGTTCTTGGTGCTTGTAGCAAACACGGTGACATTGAAACGGGCATCAAGATTGCAGAAATGCTGTTTGAGATGGAACCTTATGAGCCAACAAATTATATACTACTTGGTAACATCTGTGCAAGATTAGGAAGGTGGACAGAAGCAGAAAAGGTTAGAAGTTTGATGGAAAAGAGAGGTATAGATGGGGATGATGCCTTTAGTTGGATCGAAATGGGCCAAACGACACATAGATTTGGTGTTGATGACCGTTCACACCCCATCTCCGAGGAGATATATAGGAATTTGGATAGGTTGATAGGTAGTATCAAGGCTGCAGGTTATGTGCCTGATACCAGTTTTGCCACACACAGCACAGAAAAAGACAGAAGAGAAGAATCACTACGTTATCACTGCGAAAAGCTGGCCTTTGCTTTTGGGGATTTGGCTTCTCCTTCTGGAGACACACTCCGCATCATGAAGAACCTCCGTGTTTGTGGTGATTGCCATTCTGCATACAAATACTTCTCCCTCGTCACAGGAAGAAAAATAGTACTGAGAGACAACCACAG TGCTATATTTGTTGTTGCCCAAAAATGTTTAAAGCTCCAAGCTTTACATCCCCAACGATTTCTTTACACGAAG TTTCAGGTCTTTTCGAGCTTGATGTCTTCCACACTGGAACAAAGTATTCTGCAACCATATACGCAGTGTAAACAATCATTGGAAAGGCGGATGAGAGGAAAATAA
- the LOC123152707 gene encoding uncharacterized protein, translated as MLSTSGFGWDWIHNKLMVDSEDVWRNYVKANKDAACYRHKVIKFWDSISLVFSKDHATGTGVRTAGESAAEMAAENVNNINTDSAATSSTQTGEEQKRKRYRSDDSIASMLGEKLDNFTSAYKADIAQVAPPEKPSSPEEILDALNAIVGLDDDGLLAAYDILIADDRKFKALMALPERMKKKWILKQINQ; from the exons ATGTTGTCAACGAGTGGTTTTGGGTGGGATTGGATCCATAACAAGCTTATGGTTGATAGTGAGGACGTGTGGAGAAACTATGTCAAG GCAAACAAAGATGCAGCATGCTACAGGCACAAGGTCATAAAGTTTTGGGACTCTATCAGCCTTGTCTTCTCGAAGGATCATGCCACCGGAACCGGAGTCAGAACTGCTGGTGAAAGTGCAGCGGAAATGGCTGCAGAGAATGTCAACAACATCAACACTGATTCTGCCGCAACATCTTCAACCCAAACCGGCGAGGAACAGAAGAGGAAAAGATATCGATCGGATGACTCAATTGCATCTATGCTTGGAGAGAAATTGGATAATTTTACCAGTGCCTACAAAGCTGATATCGCTCAAGTTGCTCCTCCTGAGAAACCCTCCTCTCCTGAAGAAATACTTGACGCTCTCAATGCAATTGTGGGACTGGATGATGATGGCTTGCTAGCAGCTTATGATATCCTCATAGCAGATGACCGCAAGTTCAAGGCTCTTATGGCGCTGCCTGAAAGGATGAAGAAGAAATGGATCCTCAAGCAAATCAACCAATGA
- the LOC123147662 gene encoding putative pentatricopeptide repeat-containing protein At5g52630 isoform X2 yields MFCPLVWLCSAGSLPSPMPPIILPPTPCAANSTSLPAGDAIPHRNRKPTTRRQRCRISVTTASSSSALSAAPALIANAPTPRAFSALFKAASSSSPSHSLGAQLHAQAVVRGFLGDGDNTILSTAILNFYASCREPDLARQVFDRMARRNAVTWNALIKGYAQAGRRDEALALFRCMRRHDRVAPDKYTFPALLSGIGRNRGGVCVQELGGAVHAQVVKSGLDKDPFVGASLVSMYAATGALEDVKAVFDDVDTLDPVVWSSMISAYVNCKEEEAALLTFYKMLCQDIKPRQFVYSSLFAICGSMSMLEMGRQVHAHSLKNITDKDAAMTNALLTMYSDCGCIDDAWRVFNSNDVVDVISYNSMILALGQHARPKEAVELFKRMKFSGLIPDEVTLLNLLSAFNHAGLIHEGLHLFDSMLDMEGIKPTYQHYACVIDMLARSGEIEESMKTIKEMPFEAETSLWRIVLGACSKHGDIETGIKIAEMLFEMEPYEPTNYILLGNICARLGRWTEAEKVRSLMEKRGIDGDDAFSWIEMGQTTHRFGVDDRSHPISEEIYRNLDRLIGSIKAAGYVPDTSFATHSTEKDRREESLRYHCEKLAFAFGDLASPSGDTLRIMKNLRVCGDCHSAYKYFSLVTGRKIVLRDNHSAIFVVAQKCLKLQALHPQRFLYTKVFSSLMSSTLEQSILQPYTQCKQSLERRMRGK; encoded by the exons ATGTTTTGTCCACTCGTTTGGCTCTGCTCAGCCGGTAGCCTTCCTTCACCAATGCCGCCAATTATTCTTCCTCCAACCCCGTGCGCTGCCAATTCGACCTCCCTCCCCGCCGGCGACGCCATTCCTCACCGGAACCGAAAGCCGACAACGCGCCGCCAACGCTGCCGCATCAGTGTCACCACCGCGTCCTCTTCATCGGCCTTGTCCGCCGCCCCGGCCCTCATCGCCAACGCCCCCACGCCCCGCGCATTCTCCGCGCTTTTCAAGGCCGCCTcatcctcctccccctcccacTCCCTGGGTGCGCAGCTCCACGCGCAGGCCGTGGTGCGTGGCTTCTTGGGCGACGGGGATAACACCATCCTCTCCACCGCCATCCTCAACTTCTACGCCTCATGCCGGGAGCCCGACCTTGCGCGCCAGGTGTTCGACAGGATGGCACGCAGGAACGCCGTCACCTGGAACGCGCTCATCAAAGGGTACGCGCAGGCGGGCCGCCGGGACGAGGCGCTGGCGCTGTTCCGCTGCATGAGGAGGCATGACCGTGTCGCCCCCGACAAGTACACGTTCCCGGCGCTGCTGTCCGGCATTGGCAGGAACCGTGGTGGCGTCTGCGTGCAAGAACTCGGGGGAGCCGTGCACGCGCAGGTAGTCAAATCCGGGCTGGACAAGGATCCCTTTGTGGGTGCTTCCCTCGTTTCTATGTACGCGGCTACAGGAGCACTGGAAGATGTGAAGGCCGTCTTTGATGATGTGGATACTTTGGACCCGGTTGTCTGGTCTTCTATGATCTCCGCGTATGTCAACTGCAAGGAGGAAGAAGCTGCTCTCCTTACATTCTACAAGATGTTGTGCCAAGATATTAAGCCGAGGCAGTTTGTCTACTCCAGCCTGTTTGCCATCTGTGGGAGCATGTCGATGCTGGAGATGGGCAGGCAAGTTCATGCCCACAGCCTGAAGAACATAACTGACAAGGATGCCGCCATGACAAATGCACTTTTAACCATGTACTCTGATTGTGGATGCATTGATGATGCATGGAGAGTCTTCAATTCGAACGACGTTGTGGATGTAATATCCTACAATTCAATGATTTTGGCTCTTGGGCAGCATGCACGCCCGAAAGAAGCAGTTGAACTTTTCAAGCGGATGAAGTTTTCTGGCTTGATACCTGATGAGGTCACCTTACTGAATCTTCTTTCCGCTTTCAACCATGCTGGTCTTATTCATGAAGGTTTGCATTTATTCGATTCCATGTTGGATATGGAGGGCATAAAACCGACGTATCAACATTATGCCTGTGTTATCGACATGCTGGCTCGATCAGGAGAAATCGAGGAATCCATGAAAACAATTAAGGAAATGCCCTTTGAAGCTGAAACATCCTTATGGAGGATTGTTCTTGGTGCTTGTAGCAAACACGGTGACATTGAAACGGGCATCAAGATTGCAGAAATGCTGTTTGAGATGGAACCTTATGAGCCAACAAATTATATACTACTTGGTAACATCTGTGCAAGATTAGGAAGGTGGACAGAAGCAGAAAAGGTTAGAAGTTTGATGGAAAAGAGAGGTATAGATGGGGATGATGCCTTTAGTTGGATCGAAATGGGCCAAACGACACATAGATTTGGTGTTGATGACCGTTCACACCCCATCTCCGAGGAGATATATAGGAATTTGGATAGGTTGATAGGTAGTATCAAGGCTGCAGGTTATGTGCCTGATACCAGTTTTGCCACACACAGCACAGAAAAAGACAGAAGAGAAGAATCACTACGTTATCACTGCGAAAAGCTGGCCTTTGCTTTTGGGGATTTGGCTTCTCCTTCTGGAGACACACTCCGCATCATGAAGAACCTCCGTGTTTGTGGTGATTGCCATTCTGCATACAAATACTTCTCCCTCGTCACAGGAAGAAAAATAGTACTGAGAGACAACCACAG TGCTATATTTGTTGTTGCCCAAAAATGTTTAAAGCTCCAAGCTTTACATCCCCAACGATTTCTTTACACGAAG GTCTTTTCGAGCTTGATGTCTTCCACACTGGAACAAAGTATTCTGCAACCATATACGCAGTGTAAACAATCATTGGAAAGGCGGATGAGAGGAAAATAA